The proteins below come from a single Mya arenaria isolate MELC-2E11 chromosome 6, ASM2691426v1 genomic window:
- the LOC128238370 gene encoding integumentary mucin C.1-like, whose amino-acid sequence MWKCYLQVYWMFMAYIQVGGLELACSMGSDVQPCPPDHCCVRDEFIIQDTHCAPLLTSGSRCSTKPSDNECPCIPGYRCANNANGDVTSVFGKCYPNVTITTIKTTTSTTTTTATTITSTFPTKMPTTTTPTPTTSTTTAPIVTSTSISSITTTDIGAASPSQSPSTTSQTDSPLTTVLSTHQANHATGNDRTSTPAPINVDPVG is encoded by the exons ATGTGGAAGTGCTATTTACAAGTATACTGGATGTTCATGGCTTATATTCAG GTTGGAGGCCTAGAACTGGCATGCTCCATGGGCTCAGATGTGCAGCCCTGTCCACCTGACCATTGCTGCGTACGGGACGAGTTTATCATCCAGGACACGCACTGTGCCCCGCTGCTCACTTCCGGCAGCCGCTGCAGCACCAAACCAAGCGATAACGAGTGTCCGTGCATACCGGGCTACAGATGTGCCAACAACGCCAACGGCGATGTCACTTCAGTGTTTGGTAAATGCTACCCGAAcgtcaccatcaccaccatcaagACAACGACatcaacaactacaacaacggCTACTACCATTACTTCTACATTTCCAACAAAAATGCCAACAACAACGACACCGACACCAACAACTAGCACCACTACCGCACCTATAGTGACGTCGACGTCAATAAGTAGCATTACAACAACTGACATTGGTGCTGCATCACCCAGTCAATCTCCTTCAACTACTTCACAAACAGACTCACCACTGACAACTGTACTCAGTACACACCAAGCAAACCATGCTACGGGTAATGACAGAACATCAACTCCAGCACCTATTAATGTTGACCCCGTGGGCTGA